One genomic region from Candidatus Margulisiibacteriota bacterium encodes:
- a CDS encoding glutamate synthase produces the protein MCRIGCIKSIEPFHPSKALYLMLPQQEGHDNSGFAIVMKDLYGIFEPYKELPLLSFSCTNKGKEIISNFMLKKGFSKKIFTWEPDFVEKEHYDFAKMDFYGFDVFNYPESILKGSVKEKEEILLNTRLELRKLLEKTADGYVFSFWPDTLTIKEIGNPNDIGEYFNLWKENKDILAKNIMIQYRQNTNYEIVRYAAHPFFLQGYTLCANGENTFYVKNKEYQQSLHKGYIGFESDSQCFLYTLHYLHHELKWPFAYYKHVITPLPFEEIEEHPDKQILYKIRESLAHLEINGPNTVIGLLPDNTMFTVCDSKKLRPVVVGADNKIVAITSEVNGLNVILPDRDKTKDVYPNERETVVVTNELRIERWKQI, from the coding sequence ATGTGTAGAATTGGTTGTATTAAAAGTATTGAACCGTTTCATCCTTCCAAAGCATTGTATTTAATGCTTCCCCAGCAGGAGGGACATGACAATTCGGGATTTGCTATAGTAATGAAAGACTTATATGGCATTTTTGAGCCGTATAAGGAACTTCCCCTGCTTTCCTTTTCCTGTACCAATAAAGGCAAAGAAATCATCAGTAACTTCATGCTAAAAAAGGGATTCAGTAAAAAAATATTCACCTGGGAGCCGGATTTCGTTGAAAAAGAGCACTATGATTTTGCCAAAATGGACTTTTACGGTTTTGATGTTTTTAACTATCCGGAATCTATTTTAAAAGGAAGTGTTAAAGAAAAAGAAGAAATTCTTCTCAACACCAGGCTGGAACTTAGGAAGTTACTGGAAAAAACCGCGGACGGTTATGTGTTTTCTTTCTGGCCCGATACATTAACCATTAAGGAAATAGGCAACCCTAATGATATAGGAGAGTATTTTAATTTATGGAAAGAAAACAAGGATATTTTGGCAAAGAATATTATGATTCAATATCGGCAGAATACCAATTATGAAATTGTACGTTATGCCGCGCATCCCTTTTTTCTTCAGGGCTACACGCTTTGTGCCAATGGAGAAAATACATTTTACGTAAAAAACAAGGAATATCAGCAAAGCCTGCATAAAGGTTATATAGGTTTTGAATCGGATTCCCAATGTTTTTTGTATACCCTGCATTATCTGCATCATGAACTAAAATGGCCTTTCGCTTACTACAAGCACGTGATAACTCCTCTGCCTTTTGAAGAAATAGAAGAACATCCCGACAAGCAAATACTATACAAGATCAGAGAGTCGTTGGCCCATCTGGAAATTAACGGGCCCAATACCGTAATAGGTCTGTTGCCGGATAATACAATGTTTACGGTTTGTGATTCCAAGAAGTTAAGACCTGTTGTCGTAGGCGCTGACAATAAAATAGTTGCTATTACTTCTGAAGTGAACGGGCTGAATGTGATTTTGCCCGACCGTGATAAAACAAAGGATGTTTACCCTAACGAGAGGGAAACGGTTGTTGTGACAAACGAATTAAGGATTGAACGATGGAAGCAAATATAA
- a CDS encoding glutamate synthase-related protein: MLQWSKSNDVIGSVNRGNPTESGLCTLCMADCSGKCETWLSSIKGRKMLYPREFGSVTAGSGNTTHIGVAYNSLRIQGYNYGVHGLPKGLSTSADDCIFPNVSLETSFGTKIKTKCKIPVMTGALGSTFVAAKYWESFAVGAALVGIPIVVGENVVGVDKKSEIKNGKIKKAPELDRRIDTFLKYYDGYGAIIVQMNVEDTRNGVAEYVVNKYGNKAIIELKWGQGAKDIGGEIQVTSLDYAIFLKERGYVVDPDPTKKEVQEAFKHRSIKSFARHSRLGYTDLTSWDAVRENFMDSVAYLRKIGFDRISLKTGSYGMEALAMSIKFASEAKLDLLTIDGSGGGTGMSPWNMMESWGVPSILLHSKAYEYAAILAAKGQKVVDMAFAGGLAREDQIFKALALGAPYTKLICMGRSVMIPGYLGSNVEGVLNPKNKAKVNGNWDSLPKNIAELGSSAEEIFAGYYDVEKKVGKSEMKHIPYGAIAIWTLCDKLSAGLQQLMAGARKFTLNQIAREDIFSANRETEKETKIPFITDVMDECAKKILNS; the protein is encoded by the coding sequence ATGTTGCAATGGTCAAAAAGTAATGATGTTATCGGAAGCGTTAATAGAGGAAATCCGACCGAATCCGGACTTTGTACGCTGTGTATGGCAGATTGTTCTGGAAAATGTGAAACCTGGTTGTCCAGTATAAAAGGCAGAAAGATGCTTTATCCCAGAGAATTCGGGTCAGTAACCGCCGGCAGTGGAAATACTACACATATAGGGGTCGCTTATAACTCATTACGCATTCAGGGTTATAACTATGGTGTTCACGGTCTGCCCAAAGGTCTTTCCACATCGGCTGACGACTGTATTTTCCCTAATGTCAGCCTGGAAACTTCGTTCGGTACGAAAATTAAAACAAAATGCAAAATCCCAGTCATGACCGGCGCTCTTGGCTCTACTTTTGTAGCGGCCAAGTATTGGGAATCTTTCGCTGTAGGCGCAGCGTTAGTGGGTATTCCGATTGTAGTCGGAGAAAATGTAGTCGGTGTTGATAAAAAATCTGAAATTAAAAATGGCAAAATCAAAAAAGCTCCTGAACTAGACCGCAGAATCGATACTTTTCTGAAATATTATGACGGTTATGGTGCTATTATTGTGCAGATGAACGTGGAAGATACTCGTAACGGCGTTGCCGAATATGTTGTTAATAAATATGGCAACAAAGCAATTATCGAGTTGAAATGGGGACAGGGAGCCAAGGATATCGGCGGAGAAATTCAGGTTACAAGTCTGGATTATGCTATTTTCTTAAAGGAACGCGGCTATGTAGTTGACCCTGATCCCACTAAAAAAGAAGTGCAGGAAGCATTCAAACATAGGTCTATCAAATCTTTTGCCCGTCACAGCCGTCTTGGCTACACAGATTTAACTTCCTGGGATGCTGTACGAGAAAACTTTATGGATTCAGTCGCTTATTTGAGAAAAATAGGTTTCGATAGAATTTCATTAAAAACAGGTTCTTATGGTATGGAAGCATTAGCCATGTCTATAAAATTTGCTTCTGAAGCAAAGCTTGACCTGCTAACCATTGACGGTTCAGGTGGCGGGACAGGCATGAGCCCATGGAACATGATGGAAAGCTGGGGTGTCCCCTCCATCCTATTACATTCCAAGGCATATGAATATGCAGCCATTCTGGCAGCCAAAGGCCAAAAGGTTGTAGATATGGCTTTTGCAGGAGGACTGGCAAGAGAAGACCAAATCTTCAAGGCTCTGGCACTGGGTGCTCCCTATACCAAACTTATTTGTATGGGCCGGTCAGTAATGATTCCGGGATATCTGGGTTCTAATGTGGAAGGTGTACTCAATCCCAAAAACAAAGCTAAAGTCAACGGCAATTGGGACAGCCTGCCTAAAAATATTGCGGAACTTGGTTCAAGCGCTGAAGAAATTTTTGCCGGATACTATGATGTCGAGAAAAAGGTCGGCAAAAGTGAAATGAAACATATTCCATACGGCGCAATAGCTATCTGGACTCTCTGCGATAAACTCTCCGCCGGACTACAGCAACTAATGGCCGGGGCAAGAAAATTTACACTAAACCAGATTGCACGTGAGGATATTTTTTCCGCGAACAGAGAAACTGAAAAAGAAACAAAAATTCCCTTTATTACCGATGTAATGGATGAGTGTGCAAAAAAGATACTGAATTCTTAG
- a CDS encoding DnaJ C-terminal domain-containing protein, with the protein MDPYKILGVSKTSSDTEIKAAFRKLSKKYHPDLNAGNKDAEKKFKEINNAYELIKNKEARDRLEQENAQPNYQDYAQAGRQGPFYYETQTPGSRYGNYAQGDYEDFFDTLFKGSTTRGFSGNFEDQVEFPGQDIQYSMEITFKEAVLGVEKEIILAKGKHLKVKIPAGIESGTKLRFKGHGSKGMGRSKSGDAYVEVRVKNSPTFRKEGANLVLEVPVTINEAINGAKIEVPTIEGKVLLTIPAGVNSGTKLRMKGKGYYLRSTKNKGDQIVVIKIVLPEKIDPELKTFFENWSKKHSYNPRSHLNFQE; encoded by the coding sequence ATGGACCCTTATAAAATATTAGGTGTGAGCAAAACTTCGTCTGATACTGAAATTAAAGCGGCTTTTCGCAAGCTTTCCAAAAAATATCATCCGGACTTGAATGCCGGGAATAAGGATGCTGAAAAAAAATTTAAAGAAATAAATAATGCTTATGAACTAATAAAAAACAAAGAAGCACGTGACAGACTTGAACAGGAAAATGCACAACCTAATTATCAGGATTATGCGCAAGCAGGGCGTCAGGGGCCATTCTATTATGAAACTCAAACACCCGGTTCCAGATATGGTAATTACGCACAAGGAGATTATGAAGATTTTTTTGATACCTTATTTAAGGGCAGTACAACACGTGGTTTTTCAGGAAATTTCGAAGACCAGGTCGAATTCCCTGGGCAAGACATACAGTATTCAATGGAAATTACGTTTAAGGAAGCCGTGTTGGGTGTAGAAAAAGAAATTATTCTGGCTAAAGGAAAACATCTGAAAGTTAAAATTCCAGCAGGCATAGAATCCGGGACCAAACTTCGCTTCAAAGGCCACGGCTCCAAGGGTATGGGTAGAAGCAAGTCCGGAGACGCATATGTGGAAGTGCGTGTAAAAAATTCTCCGACCTTTAGAAAAGAGGGAGCCAATCTGGTACTGGAAGTGCCAGTAACAATTAATGAAGCTATAAACGGTGCAAAAATTGAAGTCCCCACAATAGAAGGCAAGGTCCTTTTAACCATACCTGCCGGCGTGAATAGTGGCACAAAGCTCCGCATGAAAGGCAAGGGGTATTACTTAAGGTCAACAAAAAATAAAGGGGACCAAATTGTTGTAATTAAAATTGTCTTGCCGGAAAAAATTGACCCTGAATTAAAAACTTTTTTTGAAAACTGGAGTAAAAAACATTCTTACAACCCCAGAAGCCATTTAAATTTTCAGGAGTAA
- a CDS encoding chaperone modulator CbpM: MKKKHYQLKEIIKICKVSKTFVLSCIENEWIVPFDNEGSIFDQEDIARLLLINDLINEMGANDEAVPIILGLVDQIYYLKTKIRNLS, from the coding sequence ATGAAAAAAAAGCATTATCAATTAAAAGAAATAATTAAAATCTGCAAAGTTAGTAAAACTTTTGTTTTAAGCTGTATAGAAAATGAGTGGATTGTTCCTTTTGACAACGAAGGCTCAATCTTTGACCAGGAAGATATTGCGCGCCTGCTGTTAATAAATGACCTTATAAATGAGATGGGGGCCAATGATGAGGCAGTGCCCATCATTCTGGGCCTGGTAGACCAAATCTATTATCTGAAAACAAAAATTCGTAATCTAAGTTAA
- a CDS encoding GAF and ANTAR domain-containing protein codes for MQRASNNDLLKALSKISQAITSEGYLDDILKLIVVVTAELMKSNICSLMLYDEESHVLKIKATQSISDEYIKKPPLKLGEGIAGKVAQTNKLMVIKDVTSEKDYKYRDIATKEGLKSLLSVPMAVKGRVIGVINCYTSEVHSFTKNEIHILTTIANQAAMAIENTNLILKSKLIQEELETRKKIERAKGIIQKDTNISEEDAYLKIKNYAMDHRISMQDVANLIITAEEIKSYKINK; via the coding sequence ATGCAACGAGCATCCAATAATGATTTACTAAAAGCTTTATCAAAAATAAGCCAGGCAATAACATCTGAAGGTTATCTGGACGATATTCTTAAGCTGATTGTTGTTGTCACTGCCGAACTTATGAAATCCAATATTTGTTCATTGATGCTTTATGATGAAGAAAGTCATGTGCTTAAAATAAAGGCAACCCAAAGCATAAGTGACGAATATATTAAAAAGCCGCCCCTGAAACTCGGTGAAGGTATTGCTGGAAAAGTAGCTCAAACTAACAAACTCATGGTAATTAAAGATGTAACCAGCGAAAAAGATTACAAATATCGAGATATCGCCACAAAAGAAGGCTTAAAATCTCTACTTTCAGTGCCCATGGCTGTTAAAGGCAGGGTTATCGGTGTGATAAACTGCTACACCTCAGAAGTGCATAGCTTTACCAAAAATGAGATACATATTCTTACCACTATTGCCAACCAGGCAGCAATGGCCATTGAAAACACGAATCTTATTTTAAAAAGCAAATTAATTCAGGAAGAGCTGGAAACACGCAAAAAAATAGAACGCGCCAAAGGAATAATCCAAAAAGATACAAACATCTCGGAAGAAGACGCCTATTTAAAAATTAAAAACTATGCCATGGACCACAGAATATCCATGCAGGATGTGGCTAATCTCATTATCACTGCTGAAGAGATTAAGTCGTATAAAATAAATAAATAA
- a CDS encoding glutamate synthase-related protein, giving the protein MEANIKINDITENDLNWKVEYDNTRCTRCGRCISTCTFHALEMKVERRAYTVSDTKVPAPKRVFSTIPVVKQIATIKQKCVGCGMCEKVCPNQAIKPVRNIDTRENLLNHELGSPIKRGGRTNLSIERTLDRIKVGRISQMTDPSLDAQRHTFDMLSPFGRVLGPEELPFKIENDELKIKGSIPPVHWIYPIIFADMSIGALSTRAWEAICIATAILNEKYNMPVRMCSGEGGMPIKLMQSKYLKYMILQIASGHFGWNRIIKAMPQMTEDPAGILIKIGQGAKPGDGGLLMAAKVARHIQEIRGVPRSDLLSPPNHQGLYSIEESVQKMFLSFNAAFQFRVPVAIKVAASSSSVSVYNNLLRDPYHIVGGFFLDGIQGGTGAAHEVSLDHTGHPVVSKVRDAYIAAVNQGKQGRIPLWGGGGVGLTGTMAADAFKMICLGANGVFTGKILIQLLGCIGNENGRCNQCNTGLCPTGVTTQDYRLVQRLDIDKAAETLVNYMLSVDTEFRKLMAPIGNSSLPVGRSDALVSVDKGIADKLQIPYAC; this is encoded by the coding sequence ATGGAAGCAAATATAAAAATTAATGATATAACCGAGAATGACCTTAACTGGAAAGTAGAATATGACAATACTCGTTGCACCAGATGTGGAAGATGTATTTCCACCTGTACTTTTCATGCCCTGGAAATGAAAGTTGAACGCAGGGCTTATACTGTTTCGGATACAAAAGTACCTGCTCCCAAAAGAGTATTCAGCACAATACCTGTAGTCAAGCAAATAGCTACAATTAAACAAAAGTGTGTTGGTTGCGGTATGTGTGAAAAAGTTTGCCCGAATCAGGCAATTAAACCGGTTAGAAATATTGATACAAGGGAAAATCTTTTAAATCATGAACTGGGCAGCCCTATTAAAAGAGGCGGAAGGACCAACTTAAGCATTGAGCGTACGCTCGACCGGATTAAAGTCGGCCGTATATCCCAGATGACAGACCCCTCGCTGGATGCGCAGCGCCATACATTTGATATGCTTAGTCCTTTCGGAAGGGTGCTTGGCCCCGAAGAACTTCCTTTTAAAATAGAAAACGATGAACTAAAAATAAAAGGTTCAATACCTCCCGTACACTGGATATACCCAATAATATTCGCGGATATGTCTATAGGCGCGCTTTCCACCAGAGCCTGGGAAGCAATTTGTATAGCAACTGCTATATTAAATGAAAAATATAATATGCCGGTGCGGATGTGTTCTGGTGAGGGCGGCATGCCGATAAAGCTGATGCAGTCCAAATATTTAAAATATATGATATTGCAGATTGCCTCGGGGCACTTTGGCTGGAACAGAATAATAAAAGCCATGCCGCAGATGACAGAGGATCCGGCTGGTATTCTTATCAAGATCGGACAGGGCGCAAAACCCGGTGACGGAGGCCTTCTCATGGCTGCCAAAGTTGCTCGTCATATTCAGGAAATCCGTGGTGTGCCAAGGTCTGACCTGTTATCTCCCCCAAATCATCAGGGTTTGTATAGTATTGAAGAATCAGTGCAGAAAATGTTTTTGTCATTTAATGCCGCCTTTCAATTCAGAGTCCCGGTTGCTATCAAAGTAGCTGCTTCTTCTTCATCGGTATCCGTATATAACAATTTGCTGCGTGATCCGTACCACATAGTCGGAGGATTTTTTCTGGATGGTATTCAGGGTGGAACAGGAGCCGCGCATGAGGTTTCTCTGGATCATACCGGACACCCCGTAGTTTCAAAAGTAAGAGACGCATACATAGCCGCGGTCAATCAGGGTAAACAGGGCCGAATTCCTTTATGGGGCGGTGGTGGTGTAGGATTGACAGGAACCATGGCCGCAGACGCTTTCAAGATGATTTGCCTTGGTGCAAACGGAGTATTTACAGGTAAAATTTTGATTCAATTGCTCGGTTGTATTGGTAATGAAAACGGTCGCTGTAATCAATGCAACACAGGTTTATGCCCTACAGGAGTTACTACTCAGGATTATCGGTTGGTACAAAGACTGGATATAGATAAAGCAGCGGAAACGTTAGTGAATTATATGTTGTCGGTAGATACAGAATTTAGGAAATTAATGGCACCAATAGGAAACAGTTCATTGCCCGTGGGACGTAGTGATGCCTTGGTCTCTGTGGATAAGGGAATTGCGGATAAACTGCAAATTCCATATGCCTGTTAA